From one Erinaceus europaeus chromosome 4, mEriEur2.1, whole genome shotgun sequence genomic stretch:
- the LOC132538014 gene encoding uncharacterized protein LOC132538014 yields the protein MFLPLLGACAVVGPFQGAEWEPVQGLLSEDRSCRNLRCWGNLLVLCLFVIWQAQHYWHHNIRTCSNKKKVIKVPSKNWAVSSASCDIYFDLAPEFLVNPDQLRELDTHVQQRAQEKTEEHGRTLQESQTQYLLSQPKLCQEPPQGVLTCAEPMFCGTSFPNTCMASQDNSWEAGQVPWCLSDGQTCKPLAPALEVCQRLEQLLVHAQEEFMPLQPVVSLRSQPTAMTLATSLTKFPATQRVQVSSRELLPSPSNQKGGIPTTKFCSCLHEASKPGRENQIQGREEDSRQTQAVVWVKQRESVEENAWEIKANGKPLPVDRATKEAAEIKVLEWGSERLVINKAGGEFLTPRWQRHDQMEAEPKANIQELGERNLRETAGETSSEAQKPICENQEELRGKTDAATQTSGWGSQEMGRNEDAAENRALENSNGTRGEDEEDIQTQGLRKQGQPGNGSGTETQAPEQRKLEQIQGDTGTEIQVEEWGSKDRAGGKKTLQTQIAGKDNLHDVKKDDGIETHTLEWGRQGCTGGEKVSENKGHGRREKAGKIHASREEVPKHRKHELQMGLGNQGLRREGARETQVSRKKNLMEVKEEDWVVIQALWWEDHKLVVSKIVRGPEVPSWGNQDQAVGKCLAEIQASEDWNQRKDGGEDSTDTWAPEAESQGQVRGETHVEIYPPWRRNQEQLGGENSADIEALGQQKPREVGDEKEAWELGAENQSHTSNGIIGKIHTLDCENQEHIKGKDNANTQTSRAEDCRESIGKTEEETQPTEWGKEKQPGSENGTEIQALEKRHQRESGGQEAWPRQEESRSQRRGDNDGKTHLFEWKNQEHVGSEDEAEIRTPERRNQRETINKDGTETQSPETENQDEVWVSYSPGRKTWGQTEGKKNADNQALEKRNQRAVGNDDDRKIRRLRGGNQKVVKSQVDGRACSPDRQQMGAENGAEVQGKKGDSRDDKMQAPGQGDQKESRNGCDGDMQRQGKGNEGKSREEDDAEIHNEGNQTKCRAEEVGGSEGNKGQSRAKDVARDSVHIEHSGSEMSPILPNSRHGTVRHEQAVTSVCCPDMTPLSKPGEVILLAGGEGHHLAKQSRAPARRHRAEVSVAFQESRPKPLRRRHRNKEVGPGKGSNLTPECQKPQSQAAPLALPPSASSSVTALVDIPIAHSAPPKWPILKRSQRLLLESLMRRKIAHLKWGPPQRILESHLLSSFLGTCPPPFVGMRLLGNNTGREQPEQQEGHREAQGSTPALKFSQRPRRACPPERKSSKLPPQARAPDKRGSCGTGPVGVSTPLEKPRRARPPPGGSREPQTVQEAVPPRAKLTAPRNLRLAAESRRPCNPERAREPSSENSRGRETVRPGASQKAARAPSRVQISQSVGHEPPCQEHTFQKVTLPPRCTWKQPTVQTRSQASEEGRGAGHQPSFCSTDTFNLKGSLHSAASRLGTALLGKLSCCPHLAKPQHSTPNLSQRTPGSSLKPQGSNPPPREDIMTVNTSFKKDPQPVDQCCTGATINKIQRPQDPRVLVRPHKAPQNPPVSPKFGFVKHLRYFLLQHGFRK from the coding sequence GTGCCATCAAAGAATTGGGCGGTGTCCTCTGCGAGCTGTGACATTTATTTTGATCTGGCCCCTGAATTCCTTGTTAATCCTGACCAACTCAGAGAACTGGATACTCATGTCCAACAGCGGGcacaggagaagacagaggagcatGGGAGGACCCTCCAGGAATCACAGACCCAGTATTTGCTCTCTCAGCCGAAGCTATGTCAGGAGCCACCTCAAGGTGTCCTCACCTGTGCTGAGCCCATGTTTTGTGGCACTTCCTTTCCAAACACCTGTATGGCTTCCCAGGACAATTCCTGGGAAGCTGGGCAAGTACCCTGGTGTCTCAGTGATGGCCAGACTTGCAAGCCACTGGCCCCTGCCCTGGAGGTgtgccagaggctggaacagctgCTGGTCCACGCCCAGGAAGAGTTCATGCCACTGCAGCCTGTTGTTAGCTTGAGGTCCCAGCCAACAGCCATGACTTTAGCTACCTCTCTCACAAAGTTCCCAGCCACTCAGAGAGTTCAGGTCTCCTCCAGAGAGCTGCTGCCTTCTCCTTCCAACCAGAAGGGAGGCATTCCCACAACAAAGTTTTGCAGCTGCCTACACGAGGCCTCGAAACCAGggagggaaaatcagatacaagGTAGAGAGGAGGACAGTAGACAGACCCAGGCTGTGGTGTGGGTGAAGCAGAGAGAGAGCGTAGAGGAGAATGCATGGGAAATCAAAGCAAATGGAAAGCCACTCCCAGTAGACCGTGCAACGAAGGAGGCTGCAGAGATCAAGGTCCTGGAGTGGGGAAGTGAGAGACTAGTAATAAATAAAGCTGGTGGAGAATTCCTGACACCAAGATGGCAGAGACATGACCAGATGGAAGCTGAACCTAAAGCAAACATTCAGGAGCTAGGGGAGAGAAACCTGAGAGAGACTGCAGGTGAGACTTCTTCGGAAGCCCAGAAACCTATATGTGAGAACCAAGAGGAGTTAAGAGGCAAAACTGATGCGGCCACCCAAACATCAGGGTGGGGGAGCCAGGAGATGGGCAGGAATGAGGATGCTGCAGAGAACCGAGCACTTGAGAACAGTAATGGGACCAGAGGGGAGGATGAAGAGGACATCCAGACCCAAGGGCTGCGGAAGCAGGGGCAGCCTGGAAATGGAAGTGGGACAGAGACCCAGGCTCCAGAGCAGAGAAAACTAGAGCAGATTCAAGGTGACACCGGCACAGAAATCCAGGTGGAAGAGTGGGGAAGCAAGGACAGGGCTGGAGGCAAGAAGACTCTGCAGACCCAGATAGCGGGGAAAGACAACCTACATGACGTGAAAAAAGATGATGGTATAGAGACACACACCCTGGAGTGGGGAAGGCAGGGATGCACTGGAGGTGAGAAAGTGTCAGAGAACAAGGGTCACGGCAGAAGGGAGAAAGCTGGGAAGATCCACGCATCCAGGGAAGAGGTCCCGAAACATAGAAAGCATGAACTTCAAATGGGGTTGGGAAATCAAGGTCTGAGAAGAGAGGGTGCTCGGGAAACCCAGGTATCTAGAAAGAAGAACCTCATGGAAGTAAAAGaggaggactgggtggtgatCCAGGCCCTGTGGTGGGAAGATCACAAACTGGTAGTAAGTAAAATTGTCAGAGGACCTGAAGTGCCAAGTTGGGGAAATCAGGATCAAGCTGTAGGCAAATGTCTAGCTGAAATTCAGGCATCAGAGGACTGGAACCAGAGAAAGGATGGAGGTGAAGACAGCACAGATACGTGGGCACCTGAGGCAGAGAGCCAGGGGCAAGTAAGAGGTGAAACTCATGTAGAGATATATCCACCATGGCGGAGAAACCAGGAGCAGCTTGGAGGTGAGAATAGTGCAGACATTGAGGCATTAGGGCAGCAAAAACCAAGAGAGGTCGGAGATGAGAAAGAGGCCTGGGAACTTGGAGCAGAAAATCAAAGTCACACAAGCAATGGAATTATTGGAAAGATTCACACACTAGACTGTGAGAATCAGGAACACATTAAAGGCAAAGATAATGCAAATACTCAGACATCCAGGGCTGAGGACTGCAGAGAGTCAATaggtaaaactgaagaagaaaccCAGCCAacagagtgggggaaagagaAGCAGCCTGGGAGTGAGAATGGCACTGAGATTCAAGCTCTGGAGAAAAGACACCAGAGAGAATCTGGAGGGCAGGAGGCTTGGCCACGTCAGGAAGAAAGCCGGAGTCAGAGAAGAGGTGATAATGATGGAAAGACCCACTTATTTGAATGGAAGAATCAGGAACATGTGGGAAGTGAGGATGAAGCAGAAATTCGGACACCAGAGAGGAGAAACCAGAGAGAAACCATAAACAAAGATGGCACAGAGACCCAGAGCCCTGAGACTGAAAACCAGGATGAAGTGTGGGTGAGTTATTCACCAGGGAGGAAGACGTGGGGGCaaactgaaggaaagaaaaatgcagaTAACCAGGCACTGGAGAAGAGAAACCAGAGAGCTGTTGGGAATGATGATGACAGAAAGATCCGGAGACTTAGAGGAGGGAACCAGAAGGTCGTGAAAAGTCAAGTGGATGGAAGAGCCTGCTCACCAGACAGGCAGCAGATGGGAGCTGAGAATGGTGCAGAAGTTCAGGGGAAGAAAGGAGACAGTAGAGATGATAAGATGCAAGCTCCTGGCCAAGGTGATCAGAAAGAGTCCAGAAATGGATGTGATGGAGACATGCAGAGACAAGGCAAAGGAAACGAGGGGAAGAGTAGAGAGGAAGACGATGCAGAAATCCATAATGAAGGGAACCAGACAAAGTGCAGAGCTGAGGAGGTGGGAGGAAGTGAAGGGAACAAGGGTCAGAGCAGAGCCAAGGATGTTGCCAGAGACAGTGTCCACATTGAGCATTCTGGGAGTGAGATGTCCCCCATCCTGCCTAACTCCAGACACGGGACTGTGAGACACGAACAGGCAGTGACCTCTGTTTGCTGTCCTGATATGACTCCTCTCTCCAAGCCAGGAGAAGTCAtcctgcttgcaggtggggagggacacCATTTGGCCAAACAGAGCAGGGCCCCTGCCAGGAGGCACAGAGCGGAGGTCAGCGTGGCCTTCCAGGAGTCCCGACCTAAACCCCTGAGAAGGCGGCACAGGAACAAAGAGGTGGGTCCAGGAAAGGGTTCCAACCTGACTCCAGAGTGCCAGAAACCACAGTCACAGGCTGCTCCCTTGGCCTTGCCTCCTTCTGCCTCCTCTTCTGTCACAGCTCTAGTGGACATTCCCATTGCCCACAGTGCCCCACCTAAGTGGCCCATCCTCAAGAGGAGCCAAagactgctcctggagtctctcATGCGACGGAAGATTGCACACCTGAAGTGGGGACCTCCCCAGCGGATCCTAGAGTCCCACTTGCTCTCTAGCTTCTTAGGAACCTGCCCACCACCCTTTGTTGGGATGAGGCTCCTTGGAAATAACACAGGCAGGGAGCAACCAGAGCAGCAGGAAGGGCATCGTGAGGCTCAGGGCTCCACACCAGCTCTGAAATTCTCACAGAGGCCCAGGAGAGCTTGTCCTCCAGAAAGGAAAAGCTCAAAACTTCCTCCACAGGCCAGAGCCCCAGACAAGCGTGGCTCGTGTGGAACAGGGCCAGTGGGCGTTTCCACTCCTCTGGAAAAGCCCAGGAGAGCCAGACCACCACCAGGGGGCTCCAGAGAACCACAGACTGTCCAGGAAGCGGTTCCTCCTAGGGCCAAATTAACTGCTCCCAGGAATCTAAGACTGGCAGCAGAATCTAGGAGACCATGTAACCCAGAAAGGGCCAGAGAGCCTTCCAGTGAGAATAGCAGAGGCAGGGAAACTGTCAGGCCAGGAGCCTCCCAGAAGGCAGCGAGAGCTCCCAGCAGAGTGCAGATCTCACAGAGTGTGGGCCATGAACCTCCATGTCAGGAGCACACATTCCAGAAGGTCACACTGCCTCCACGGTGCACATGGAAGCAGCCCACAGTCCAGACACGAAGCCAGGCATCTGAGGAGGGCAGAGGGGCTGGGCACCAGCCATCTTTCTGTTCCACAGACACTTTCAACCTCAAAGGGAGTCTCCACTCTGCAGCATCCAGGCTGGGTACAGCCCTACTAGGTAAGCTCTCCTGCTGCCCACACCTAGCTAAGCCCCAGCACTCAACCCCCAACCTGAGCCAGAGGACTCCTGGTTCTTCGCTGAAACCCCAGGGGAGCAACCCACCTCCGAGGGAGGACATCATGACAGTTAACACATCTTTCAAGAAGGACCCTCAGCCCGTAGATCAATGCTGTACTGGGGCAACTATTAACAAAATACAGAGGCCTCAGGATCCAAGGGTTCTGGTGAGACCACATAAGGCCCCGCAGAATCCACCAGTCTCCCCAAAGTTTGGTTTTGTGAAGCATTTGAGGTATTTTCTGCTTCAACATGGCTTTAGGAAGTAG